The following are encoded in a window of Dryobates pubescens isolate bDryPub1 chromosome 34, bDryPub1.pri, whole genome shotgun sequence genomic DNA:
- the VSIG10L2 gene encoding V-set and immunoglobulin domain-containing protein 10-like 2 yields MERGRAASPPWRAACILCLLPALAGGFVPGQLLAGDEAAYEERTVTGVRGRAVELSCGRPAAAPPAVVFWSFAAAGSGPPRAVAVGSGWEVAVAPGAGSLGRVALRNGTLELRELRVAARGRFLCQGLFPERGRLRVGYAAVLLRVLVPVSKPFVRPTAAAAPEGAAVALTCSVREGTEPLSFSWQHQEPRGGAAVPPEGLGGAGAELRLTPANRSHAGWYACTVGNQVNNRTSEPVFLDIVYGPDQPAISVEPFSPEQGGFSAGEREDVVLSCLAPSNPPSRYVWLHNGSQVHTGQTYVISGIARAQAGTYTCLAENSHLQTRTQATIVLTVYYPPAGTPSCSALPTADLRDVALRCRWLGGFPPARLRWVGPGPSREEEEEEEGVMGMSFSMATSIQPGAATRNGSSFSCLASHPALPQGAACGTTLWVPAGSPSCTAAATKGDEFVMLRCQWEGGMPPVSLRWQDSGGQALGDPSPSTTVLVLGADGSLRGQDFICAAAHPLQAASTECHLRLDVPRLEAERSEVVVLEGGEARLACRRHDGGASLGASMAWYDPKQQEVTPGLAKYQLEQGEAWLNLTVQDAEWPGDGGTYRCAAANAVGTASLPVRLHVERYPAPPNVTISRLRYTRARTEVRLEWRTQGSGNLTGFVVQRRRAKKPSRQAPGPWETAAGDIEPHTRDRRLGGLDPAVVYAFRVLAVNHRRAGHPSEVQTPAEPPFEAYPAVTAAAALGMLVATAASLLAVRWVARHRDSLPRLHDLLFRTAGAGAQEPIDTPEDAEPAAGTEDGAAAAAGAVPGAAAAAGAVPGAAAAAGAVPGAAAAAGAVPGAAAAAGAVPGAAAEQLSAPPDAAEDAPGTAGTTVTAAP; encoded by the exons ATGGAGCGGGGCCGGGCAGCGTCGCCGCCTTGGAGGGCAGCCTgcatcctctgcctgctgccggcGCTGGCCGGGG GCTTTGTGCCAGGCCAGCTGCTGGCCGGCGACGAGGCTGCCTACGAGGAGCGGACGGTGACCGGCGTGCGGGGCCGGGCGGTGGAGCTGAGCTGCGGCCGCCCGGCGGCGGCGCCTCCGGCCGTGGTCTTCTGGAGCTTCGCGGCGGCAGGCTCGGGGCCCCCGCGGGCCGTGGCCGTGGGCTCGGgctgggaggtggcagtggcCCCCGGCGCGGGCAGCCTGGGCCGGGTGGCTCTGCGCAATGGGACGCTGGAGCTGCGGGAGCTGCGGGTGGCCGCCCGCGGGCGCTtcctctgccaggggctgttCCCGGAGCGCGGCCGCCTCCGGGTCGGCTACGCTGCGGTGCTGCTGCGCGTCCTCG tgccggTCTCCAAGCCCTTCGTGCGGCcaacggcggcggcggcgccagAGGGGGCGGCGGTGGCCCTGACCTGCTCCGTGAGGGAGGGGACGGAGCCGCTGAGCTTCTcctggcagcaccaggagccCCGGGGCGGTGCCGCAGTGCCCcccgaggggctggggggcgccGGGGCTGAGCTGCGGCTGACGCCGGCCAACCGCAGCCACGCAGGCTGGTACGCGTGCACCGTGGGCAACCAGGTCAACAACCGCACCAGCGAGCCCGTGTTCCTCGACATCGTCT ACGGCCCCGACCAGCCTGCCATCAGCGTGGAGCCCTTCTCCCCGGAGCAGGGAGGCTTCTCCGCGGGCGAGAGggaggatgtggtgctgagctgcctggcgccctccaacccccccagccgcTACGTCTGGCTGCACAACGGCTCCCAGGTGCACACCGGCCAGACCTACGTTATCTCTGGCATCGCCCGCGCCCAGGCGGGCACCTACACCTGCCTGGCAGAGAACAGCCACCTGCAGACCCGCACCCAGGCCACCATCGTCCTCACCGTCTACT ATCCACCAGCCGGGACCCCCAGCTGCTCCGCCCTGCCCACCGCCGACCTGCGGGACGTGGCCCTGCGCTGCCGCTGGCTAGGGGGGTTCCCCCCGGCACGGCTGCGCTGGGTGGGCCCCGgaccctccagggaggaggaggaggaggaggagggggtgaTGGGGATGAGCTTTTCCATGGCCACCAGCATCCAGCCAGGGGCGGCCACCAGGAACGGgagctccttctcctgcctggcCTCCCACCCGGCGCTGCCGCAGGGGGCTGCGTGCGGGACCACCCTGT GGGTCCCAGCcggcagcccctcctgcacggCGGCGGCCACCAAGGGTGACGAGTTCGTGATGCTGCGGTGCCAGTGGGAGGGGGGGATGCCACCAGTCAGCCTGCGCTGGCAGGACAGTGGGGGACAAGCACTGGGGGACCCCTCGCCCTCCACCACGGTCCTGGTGCTGGGCGCCGATGGCAGCTTGCGGGGCCAGGACTTCATCTGCGCAGCCGCACACCCCCTGCAGGCCGCCAGCACCGAGTGCCACCTGCGGCTGG ATGTCCCCAGGCTGGAGGCGGAGAGGAGcgaggtggtggtgctggagggCGGCGAGGCGCGGCTGGCGTGCCGGCGTCACGATGGTGGTGCCAGTCTTGGTGCCAGCATGGCTTGGTACGACCccaagcagcaggaggtgaCTCCGGGGTTGGCCAAGtaccagctggagcagggagaagcGTGGCTGAACCTCACAGTCCAGGATGCTGAGTGGCCAGGGGATGGTGGCACCTACCGCTGCGCCGCCGCCAACGccgtgggcactgccagcctccctGTCCGCCTCCATGTGGAGC GGTACCCGGCGCCCCCCAACGTCACCATCAGCAGGCTGCGGTACACGCGGGCACGCACCGAGGTGCGGCTGGAGTGGCGCACGCAGGGCAGCGGCAACCTCACCGGCTTCGTGGTGCAGCGGCGCCGAGCCAAGAAGCCCTCCCGGCAGGCTCCGGGGCCCTGGGAAACCGCCGCCGGGGACATCGAGCCCCACACCCGCGACCGGCGCCTGGGGGGCTTGGACCCGGCCGTGGTCTACGCCTTCCGCGTCCTGGCCGTCAACCACCGCAGGGCCGGGCACCCCTCCGAGGTGCAGACCCCAG ccGAGCCTCCCTTCGAGGCCTACCCGGCGGtgacggcggcggcggcgctggggatgctggtggccacCGCTGCCTCGCTGCTGGCCGTGCGCTGGGTGGCCCGGCACCGGGACAGCCTCCCCC ggctgcacgACCTCCTCTTCCGCAC ggccGGCGCCGGTGCCCAGGAGCCTATCGACACGCCGGAGGATGCTGAGCCCGCCGCAGGCACGGAGGATGGAGCTGCAGCGGCAGCCGGGGCTGTGCCCGGAGCTGCAGCGGCAGCCGGGGCTGTGCCcggagcagcagcggcagccggGGCTGTGCCcggagcagcagcggcagccggGGCTGTGCCcggagcagcagcggcagccggGGCTGTGCCCGGAGCAGCAGCGG agcagctctcggCACCGCCGGACGCCGCCGAGGACGCGCCGGGGACCGCCGGCACCACCGTGACGGCCGCGCCGTGA
- the DDX25 gene encoding ATP-dependent RNA helicase DDX25 has product MGFNRPSKIQGTALPIMLAYPPQNLIAQSQSGTGKTAAFVLAMLSRVNAAEKHPQCLCLAPTYELALQIGQVIEKLGQYCTDTRVTYAVRGNRVRQGTVCREQLVVGTPGTVLDWCFKLRLLDLRRLRLFVLDEADIMIDTQGLSSQSIRIQRALPKSCQMLLFSATFRERVRAFAQRMVCSPILITLREEELSLANIRQYFMVCQGRQHKYRALCNIYGSITIGQAMIFCQTRRSTEWLAAEMCHDGHQVGILTADLTVAQRANIIQRFREGKEKVLIATNICARGIDVQQVTVVVNFSLPMDGKKELELETYLHRIGRTGRFGKQGIAFSMVESHNLWVIEVIEKHFRIKIKQLDPDNMEELEELEN; this is encoded by the exons ATGGGCTTCAACAGGCCCTCCAAGATCCAGGGCACCGCTCTGCCCATCATGCTGGCCTACCC GCCCCAAAATCTGATAGCCCAGAGCCAGTCAGGCACAGGGAAGACAGCAGCGTTCGTGCTGGCCATGCTGAGCAGAGTCAACGCCGCCGAGAAGCACCCCCAG tgcctctGCTTGGCCCCCACCTACGAGCTGGCCCTGCAGATCGGGCAGGTGATCGAGAAGCTTGGGCAGTACTGCACCGACACCAGGGTGACCTACGCCGTCCGGGGCAACCGCg TCCGGCAGGGCACggtgtgcagggagcagctggtggtGGGCACGCCGGGCACGGTGCTGGACTGGTGCTTCAAGCTGCGGCTGCTGGACCTGCGGCGCCTGCGGCTCTTCGTGCTGGACGAGGCTGACATCATGATCGACACCCAGGGGCTGTCCAGCCAGAGCATCCGCATCCAGAG ggctctgcccaagAGCTGCCAGATGCTGCTGTTCTCGGCCACCTTCCGGGAGCGGGTGCGGGCCTTCGCGCAGCGGATGGTCTGCAGCCCCATCCTGATCACGCTGCGCGaggaggagctcagcctggccaaCATCCGGCAGTACTTCATGGTCTGCCAGGGCCGGCAGCACAAGTACAGAGCCCTCTGCAACATCTATGGCAGCATCACCATCGGCCAGGCCATGATCTTCTGCCAG acccgcaggagcacagagtggctggcagcagagatgtGCCATGATGGGCACCAAGTGGGCATCCTGACAGCAGACCTGACGgtggcccagagagccaacATCATCCAGCGCTTCCgcgaggggaaggagaaggttcTCATCGCCACCAACATCTGTGCCAGAG GCATCGACGTGCAGCAGGTGACCGTGGTGGTGAACTTCAGCCTGCCCATGGACGggaagaaggagctggagctggagaccTACCTGCACCGCATCGGCCGCACCGGCCGCTTCGGCAAGCAGGGCATCGCCTTCAGCATGGTGGAGAGCCACAACCTCTGGGTCATCGAGGTGATCGAGAAGCACTTCC GCATCAAGATCAAGCAGCTGGACCCAGACAacatggaggagctggaggagctggaaaacTGA